CTTGAGGAGCAGCCGCAGCCGGGTGCGGCCGTGTGGCAGGTCGAGCACCAGCGAGGTGTTCTGCTGGTGCGACTCCAGGGCGATCCCGTACCCGAAGAGCGTCGTGTGCCAGTCCAGCAGGACGGCGAGCAGGCTGTCGTAGAGGGCGAGCACGTCACCGCGGAAGAACCGGTCGGCGAGGTGGTCGATCACCAGCCTGCCGCCGGGCGCGGCGGCGAGCAGCGCGGCCAACGGCACGGTCAGCGCGTCCTGGAGCGTGGCCGGGTAGCGGCGGAGCAGCACGGCGAGCAGCTCGTGGCCGGTCTCGGCGTACCACTGCTCGTCGGCCAGCAGCACGGAGTGCGCGAATCTCGGCTCCCTGGCGATCACCGCCTCCAGCAGCCGCTGGCCCGCCGCGCCGTCGGGCAGCACGCCCGGCTTGATGGTCCGCCGGTTGCGACGGCCCAGGGTGGCGGTGGCCAACGGGAGCTTGAGGTGGTGCAGCGGGGTCTCTACGACGGCCACGGTGCGCATCGAGAGCGTCGGGACGACGGTGAGGTACGGGCGTTCGGCCAGCACGGCCCGCCCCCCAAGCGCAGTGGCCGCCAGCGCCTCCTCCAGCCCCTCGCCGATCGAGAGCGGGTGGACCGGAATGGCGAGACGGTGCCCGGTGGGATCGGGCAGGCCGAGCTGTCGGGGCGTGGGCCACCAGGCGGGCAGCGGGGCGTCACCGTGTGTGGTCAGGGCCTCCCGTGGGACGGCGAGCCAGCGCAGCGGGAAGGACGGATGGAACTCCGGTGCGTAGCGGCGGAGGTTCTCGTCGTCGAGACCGCGCCGCCCGCGCGCGGTGGGGTAGACGGGATGGTCGTGGTAGGCCGCGAGGGTGTCCTCGGCGAGGCTGCCGCGTAAACCTGTCCAGTCGGCCGGGTCGGCCCCGTACCGCGCCGCCAGCTCCGCGTGCACGCCATCGCGGGCCCCGGCGTGCAGCCGCATGGTCGCCAGGGTCTGGCGGCACTCCTCGGCGAAGGCGTCGTAGCCGGCCCGGTCCTCCGGCGCGGCCAGGGCGCGCAGTGAGCCGATCATCTCGTCCAGGCCGGTCACCCTGGCTCCGTCCACCTCCAGCAGCGGCAGTCGCGCGGTGTGCTCGCACTGGAAGCCCTCGTCCGCCACCGGGAGCAGGACGGCGGTTCCGCTGAGCTCCAGGCGCAGCCAGCGGCCGTCCGCCCGCTCGACGGGCACGCTGGCGGTCCGCAGGCCGAGGACGTCCTCGCGGAGCAGGGCGCCCAGGACCCGCAGGGTCAACTCGTCTCGCTCGGTCACGGCGTGATCTCCCAGCGGTTGGCGGCGACGAAGTCCGTGGCGGCACGCCGGAGGGCGTCCGGGTCCCGGCCCAGGGCCCAGACCAAGCCGAGGTAGTCCCTGAGCGCCCGCACCCGGCGGTCGGTCAGCACGGTGACCGCCAGACCCAGCCGGGCCGCAGCCGGCAGGAAGCCCCGGGTGACCGAGTCGGTGGGTTTGAGGGCGAGCAGGTACAGCAGCATTTCGGGTGGTCCTCGGCACACGGACGCAGCCACCGGCAGCCGCACGGGCGTGGCGGGCGGACGCATCGGCCGGCGCCGTCGGCGTCAGGCGCTTCCGTGCCGTCACTCCACAGCATGTACGTCAGGCATCGTGCCTGACACCGCGACAAGTCTCAGGTGTCCGAGCGAATCAGGCGGTCGGGCCGGTTCGGACACAATCTCTAAAGTCAGTATAGGAGGCGATTTTCGCACATCAAGGGAAGTGGCGACATTTCCGGCCCATCCCACCCGCGATTTTTTCGGCGCAAAGGGTGGAAAGTGACTCTGTGTGTCAAATTTCGGCGAATTCGCCTCAAGTGTGACTCGCCGTGAGAACTCCTGGCCAGAGCCGGCAATTTGGCGTCGAGAACGTCGTGGACGGGCGGGAATTCTCGTAGTCGTGGAGCCGGCAACCGGTCCGGGTGTGATCCTCTGCGAGGGCGCATAGGAGCGGACGTGCCGGAGTGATTCGTCAACGGATCGCCTGTGACGGCATGGGAGGCGCGCTGCCGCCTGGGGAAATCCGCGTGTGCAATTACGTCGTTCCCGCGACAAACTCCGGAACGCCGATCGGGGAACCGTCGGCGGCGCGTGAGGAGCTCGGTGTGGCCTCGCCGCCCGCTCCGTCCGAGCGCAGGCTGGAGTAGTAGCTCGCGGCGTCTCGCGCCCGCACCGGGGCGGCAGCGCCCTCGCCGCGCCCTGGCCGAGCGCTCCGGCGACGAGAGGAGGAGTCCTCATGACCACCCCCGGTGTCCGCCCTTCCGCTGTCTACCGTCCGGTCCGGCTGGTGGCGGTCCTGGACGCGCCGCTGTCGCGATGGCTGTGGCTGGTGAAGTGGATTCTGGTGATCCCTCACCTGGTGGTGCTGTTCTTCCTGTGGATCGCGTTCGTCCTGGTGAGTGTGGTCGCGTTCTTCTCGATCTTCATCAACGAGCGCTACCCGCGTGCCTTGTTCGACTTCAACCTCGGCGTACTGCGCTGGAGTTGGCGAGTGTCGTACTACGCGTACGGCGCGCTGGGAACCGACCGGTACCCGCCGTTCAGCCTGCGGGAGGAACCGGACTACCCCGCCCGGCTCGACGTCGCCTACCCGGAGCGGCTGTCCCGTGGGCTTGTTCTGGTCAAGTGGTGGCTCCTCGCGATTCCGCACTACCTGGTGATCGGCGTCTTCAGCGGCGGCTGGCGGGGGGACGGGGGCGAGCCGGGGCTCATCGGTCTCCTGGCGCTGATCGCGGCCGTCATCCTGGCCTTCACCTCGTGCTACCCGCGCGACCTCTTCGACCTGGTCATCGGCCTCAACCGCTGGGTGTTCCGGGTCGCCGCCTACGCGGCCCTGATGACCGACGAGTATCCGCCGTTCCGGCTCGACCAGGGCGGCCGCGAACCGGGCGAGCTCCCGCCGTGACCACCGTCCGCCACCCGGCAACAGCCCCTACCGCTCGCCGCTCTGCGGCAGGACCGGCTTCACGTCCAGGACCGGGGTGCCGTCGAGGGCTTCGAGGCCGCTGACGCGGACGCGCGGGCCGTCCACGGCGAGGATGGTGACCCGGTGCAGGCCGATGGGGTTGGGCCGGTCGGGCGAGCGGGTGGCGAAGACCCCGGTCTCCGGCCGGGAGAGGTCCCCGCGCGGGTGGACGGCGAGCACCTCGCGGTCTGCCCGGTCGAGCCAGGTGAGCAGCAGAACCTCCTGTCCGACGTCCAGGTCCCGCAGTCCCCGTACCATCGACGGCTCGAAGACCAGCCAGGCGTCCGGCCCGCCCTCGTCATCCTGCTTGGGGGCGTCCGCCCGGTCCAGCAGGGGTGACTCGACCCGGCCGATCGCCCGTACCCGGTAGTCCTGGTTCGCCATCGCTCTCTCCGCTCGCCCCTCCTGAGCGTGTGGGGTTCGCTCGTACAACGCCGCGACTCGGCTCGTCTCATCCCACGTCGCCTGCCGAGGTCTGTCTGCCCGCCGAGTGTCGAAGGGCTGGCACGATGGCGGCGAAGCTCAGGCACTCGGGTGCGGCTGGCCCTCGGCCCGCGCGTGGAGGTGCCACTCCATCACCTGCGCCGTCATGGGCCGGCCGAAGTGGAAGCCCTGGCCCCACAGGCAGCCGAGCGCGCGAAGGCGATCGGCCTGGGCGGCCGTCTCGACGCCTTCGGCGACGATGTCCAGGCCGAGACTGCGGCCGAGGTGGACGATCGTCCGGACGAGGATGTCGTCCCGATCCTCGCCGGCGATGCTGACGAAGCTGGGGTCGAGCTTGATCGCGTCGACCGGGATGTCCCGCAGACAGGCGAGGGACGACCGGGTGCCGAAGTCCTGGACGGAGATCCGGACCCCCATGCCGCGCAGCCTCGCGATGTGGGAGCGGGCGATCTCCCGGTCGCCCGTGAGCGTGGCCTCGCTGATCTCCAGGATCAGCGAGCCGGCGGCCAGCCCGCTCTCGTCGAGGGCGCCGGCCACGACGTCGGAGAAGTCCGGGCCCCAGAGCTGGCGGCCGGAGACGTTGACGATCACCGCGAGTTCCCGGCGCTCGGGGAGGGCGTCGTGCCAATGCCGGGCCTGCAGGCACGCCTGCCGCAGCACCCAGCCTCCGACCGGCACGATCACTCCCGTCTCCTCGGCCACGGGAATGAACTCGTTGGGCGGGACGAGTCCGCCGCCCTTCGGGGCCCAGCGCAGCAGGGCCTTCACCCTGCCGACCTCGCCGGTGGCCAGGGCGACCACCGGCTGGTAGTAGAGCATGAGCTCGTCACGGTCGGCCGCACCGCGCAGCGCCTCGGCGATCCGGGCGTGGTCCTGGGAGGAGTCCCGCATGTGCGGCTGGAACAGGACCATCCGGTTCTTGCCCTCGGTCTTGGCCAAGTACAGTGCGACGTCGGCGTCGCGCAGGGCGTCCGTCGCCTTGCCCGGCTCGCGGATCAGGCGCGCGCCGAGGCTCGCGGTCACGTGGATCTGCCGGTGGTCCGCGACCACGAACGGGGTCTGGAACTGCCCGAGGATCCGCTCCATGTACTCGCTCAGGTTGTCCTCGTTCAGCTCGTCCACGAGCAC
The nucleotide sequence above comes from Streptomyces kaniharaensis. Encoded proteins:
- a CDS encoding IucA/IucC family protein, which codes for MTERDELTLRVLGALLREDVLGLRTASVPVERADGRWLRLELSGTAVLLPVADEGFQCEHTARLPLLEVDGARVTGLDEMIGSLRALAAPEDRAGYDAFAEECRQTLATMRLHAGARDGVHAELAARYGADPADWTGLRGSLAEDTLAAYHDHPVYPTARGRRGLDDENLRRYAPEFHPSFPLRWLAVPREALTTHGDAPLPAWWPTPRQLGLPDPTGHRLAIPVHPLSIGEGLEEALAATALGGRAVLAERPYLTVVPTLSMRTVAVVETPLHHLKLPLATATLGRRNRRTIKPGVLPDGAAGQRLLEAVIAREPRFAHSVLLADEQWYAETGHELLAVLLRRYPATLQDALTVPLAALLAAAPGGRLVIDHLADRFFRGDVLALYDSLLAVLLDWHTTLFGYGIALESHQQNTSLVLDLPHGRTRLRLLLKDNDGPRINTVRSALLDVKPDDFTDPRICGTDDRPLTDLFTTITGHLCTAAVAFGLAAHGRASLTGLLRLLRDRLDEAIGRLGADGEPMRAALLDAERLPVKAMVTAGTLLSKERSGAADVNKYYTSGPNYLLRAGVRR
- a CDS encoding DUF4389 domain-containing protein; protein product: MTTPGVRPSAVYRPVRLVAVLDAPLSRWLWLVKWILVIPHLVVLFFLWIAFVLVSVVAFFSIFINERYPRALFDFNLGVLRWSWRVSYYAYGALGTDRYPPFSLREEPDYPARLDVAYPERLSRGLVLVKWWLLAIPHYLVIGVFSGGWRGDGGEPGLIGLLALIAAVILAFTSCYPRDLFDLVIGLNRWVFRVAAYAALMTDEYPPFRLDQGGREPGELPP
- the tsaA gene encoding tRNA (N6-threonylcarbamoyladenosine(37)-N6)-methyltransferase TrmO, with product MANQDYRVRAIGRVESPLLDRADAPKQDDEGGPDAWLVFEPSMVRGLRDLDVGQEVLLLTWLDRADREVLAVHPRGDLSRPETGVFATRSPDRPNPIGLHRVTILAVDGPRVRVSGLEALDGTPVLDVKPVLPQSGER